In the Tribolium castaneum strain GA2 chromosome 1, icTriCast1.1, whole genome shotgun sequence genome, one interval contains:
- the Y-5 gene encoding yellow-5 precursor encodes MLFFFLLTFSSSRCTTLEESVIAPTFEITHQWSYINFTWESSITYEEAIDSGDYIPENVAMTGIKFYRNRWYIALPKFRPGVPVTLAYFFADEAPINPLLTPYPDWDSNTDPTCEGIKAVQSMEIDRSGVMWVLDGFRVTPATACPTKLIWYDLNTHRRIRSYTFPETIGLRRGGFLNDIVVDDTGYAYITDNSAIDPGLIVFSVRENRAWKFRDASMFPQIEAANFVVDDWPFRALAPIDGIALTPRGSNPRVLLYCSLTGFSVFGISTEVLKREDLLSTGDWRAYVTYLGDKQAQGDGMAMDNFGNLYYGLLPLYAVGKWDVFGGTPPEILYQNRSTVIWPDSFAFDNQGYTYVLANTINKFGDINFRLVLNDEIKFRIFRFFTGSQSYLF; translated from the exons atgctttttttctTCCTCCTAACATTTTCAAGTTCGCGCTGCACCACCTTGGAAGAAAGTGTCATTGCCCCGACCTTCGAGATCACCCACCAATGGTCTTACATCAATTTCACTTGGGAAAGTTCCATCACATACGAGGAGGCCATCGACTCCGGTGACTACATCCCGGAGAACGTCGCCATGACCGGAATCAAATTCTACCGGAACCGGTGGTACATCGCGCTGCCCAAATTCCGGCCCGGAGTTCCGGTCACTCTCGCCTACTTTTTCGCCGATGAGGCGCCGATTAACCCACTCTTGACCCCTTACCCGGACTGGGACTCCAACACCGACCCCACGTGTGAGGGGATCAAGGCGGTGCAAAGCATGGAAATTGACCGGAGCGGGGTGATGTGGGTGTTGGATGGGTTCCGGGTGACTCCGGCCACCGCCTGCCCCACTAAACTAATTTG GTATGACTTAAACACACACCGCCGCATCCGGAGTTACACCTTCCCGGAAACAATCGGGCTCCGGAGGGGCGGTTTTCTGAACGACATCGTCGTGGACGACACTGGCTACGCCTACATCACCGACAACAGCGCAATCGACCCCGGACTAATCGTTTTTTCGGTCCGGGAAAACCGGGCTTGGAAATTCCGGGACGCGTCCATGTTTCCGCAAATTGAAGCTGCGAATTTCGTGGTGGATGACTGGCCGTTCCGGGCGTTGGCCCCCATCGACGGGATTGCGCTAACCCCTCGGGGGAGCAACCCCCGGGTGCTGCTGTATTGCTCCTTGACCGGATTTAGCGTCTTTGGGATAAGTACCGAGGTTTTGAAACGCGAAGATTTGTTGAGTACCGGCGACTGGAGGGCTTATGTCACCTATTTGGGGGATAAACAGGCGCAAGGCGACGGGATGGCGATGGACAATTTCGGGAATTTGTACTATGGTTTGTTGCCGCTTTATGCAGTGGGGAAATGGGATGTGTTTGGGGGAACCCCACCCGAGATTTTGTACCAGAATCGGAGCACGGTGATCTGGCCTGATAGTTTCGCGTTCGACAACCAGGGTTACACCTATGTGCTTGCTAACACTATCAACAAGTTCGGAGATATCAATTTTAGGCTTGTCCTGAACGATGAAATCAAGTTTAGGATTTTCCGATTCTTTACCGGATCGCAAAGTTATTTGTTTTAG